In Populus alba chromosome 9, ASM523922v2, whole genome shotgun sequence, a genomic segment contains:
- the LOC118058892 gene encoding transcription termination factor MTERF2, chloroplastic isoform X1: MLSCPHHHHPLHFHHHRNRNSTTILQLSSSHHHHHDQTPQNHAATTTITTNDKPILRTHNSKSTSLLIHHLKSPNQTQNKIETSQDVITPEERVKLQELTLVTKKRIPRFPGSVFQTKAESLDSPLQTLFRNQSEDEYNSENDDDFDEEMVVKAIEIRRKVTAEIFKQAMRKKGKFGITYSTNLVNRLDDFVDFVMIKAAAMKRMDEFKFLSFNDRARRVIEELNVVPLIRWLKHNAVSYPRIAKLIYMSRGNVESIRRVTEWLKSIHVKGEFLGSVLTKAGENILERPIEELDEIVWYLESNGVRMDWMGYVMSRCPQLLCCSMEEVKTRVGFFLDMGMNEKDFGTMVFDYPRVLGYFTLEEMNQKVNYLKEFGLSNEDVGRLLAFKPQLMGCSIEERWKPLVKYLYYLGISRDGMKRMLVIKPMVFCVDLEQTIVPKVRFFQDIGIRDDAIGNMLVKFPPLLTYSLYKKIRPVVIFLMTKAGVSERNIAKAIALGPELLGCSIVNKLEINLKYLLSLGIRHRQLGEMVADFPVLLRYNIDLLRPKYKYLRRTMVRPLQDLIEFPRFFSYSLDDRIIPRHKVLVENRINFKLRYMLASTDEEFQKKVEAAVERRRKFESGLMGDNSQASDVDSSEEETDVQFPETEIIVSSSPKTRFNFNSLGSGDSEDLN, translated from the exons ATGCTCTCTTGTCCGCATCACCACCACCCCCTCCACTTCCACCACCACAGAAACCGCAATTCTACCACCATTCTCCAGCTCTCCTCttcccaccaccaccatcacgaCCAAACCCCTCAAAACCATGCCGCCACCACAACGATAACGACCAATGACAAACCGATCCTCAGGACCCATAACTCCAAATCCACCTCTCTCCTCATCCATCACCTAAAATCACCAAATCAGACCCAAAACAAGATTGAAACTTCACAGGATGTAATTACACCAGAAGAGAGAGTTAAACTTCAAGAACTAACTCTCgtaactaaaaaaagaatcccACGATTCCCAGGTTCAGTTTTTCAAACAAAAGCAGAATCTTTAGACTCTCCCTTGCAAACCCTATTCAGAAACCAAAGTGAAGAtgaatataacagtgaaaacgATGATGATTTTGACGAAGAAATGGTGGTGAAAGCTATTGAGATACGTAGGAAGGTGACAGCTGAGATTTTCAAACAAGCAATGAGGAAGAAAGGGAAGTTTGGGATTACGTATTCGACGAATTTGGTTAATAGATTGgatgattttgttgattttgtcaTGATTAAGGCTGCTGCAATGAAGAGAATGGatgaatttaagtttttgagttttaatgaCAGAGCTAGAAGGGTTATTGAGGAGTTGAATGTCGTACCACTGATAAG GTGGTTGAAACACAATGCAGTGTCATATCCTAGGATTGCTAAGCTTATTTACATGTCAAGAGGAAATGTTGAGTCCATTAGACGTGTTACTGAGTGGTTGAAATCAATTCATGTGAAGGGGGAATTTCTTGGTTCGGTGCTCACAAAGGCAGGAGAAAATATTTTGGAACGACCTATTGAAGAATTGGATGAAATTGTTTGGTATTTAGAGAGCAATGGAGTGAGAATGGATTGGATGGGTTATGTGATGAGTCGATGTCCTCAATTGTTGTGTTGTAGCATGGAAGAAGTGAAAACTCGAGTGGGGTTCTTCTTGGATATGGGTATGAATGAGAAGGATTTCGGCACAATGGTCTTTGATTATCCCAGGGTACTTGGATACTTTACCTTGGAAGAGATGAACCAAAAG GTTAATTATCTGAAGGAGTTTGGCCTCAGCAATGAAGATGTTGGGAGATTACTAGCATTTAAGCCACAGTTGATGGgttgttccattgaagaaagATGGAAGCCTCTTGTTAAGTATTTATACTACCTTGGAATTTCACGTGATGGCATGAAGAGAATGCTTGTCATTAAACCAATGGTTTTCTGTGTTGATTTGGAGCAAACGATAGTGCCAAAG GTACGATTTTTTCAGGATATAGGCATTAGAGATGATGCTATCGGCAACATGCTTGTAAAGTTTCCTCCGCTGTTAACATACAGCCTTTACAAGAAAATCCGGCCAGTG GTCATATTCTTGATGACAAAAGCTGGAGTTAGTGAGAGAAATATCGCGAAGGCTATAGCTTTGGGACCTGAGCTCTTGGGATGCAGCATAGTGAATAAGCTTGAGATCAATCTGAAATACCTCCTCTCACTTGGCATACGCCATCGACAATTGGGTGAGATGGTTGCTGATTTTCCCGTGCTACTGCGGTACAATATAGATCTCCTCCGTCCAAAGTACAAGTACTTGAGGCGAACTATGGTGCGGCCTTTGCAGGATCTCATTGAGTTTCCAAG GTTCTTCAGCTATTCTCTCGATGACCGAATAATTCCAAGGCACAAGGTTCTGGTAGAGAatcgaattaattttaaactgcGGTACATGCTAGCTTCCACGGACGAAGAGTTTCAGAAGAAGGTTGAGGCTGCTGTGGAAAGGCGTCGAAAATTTGAATCTGGTTTGATGGGTGATAATTCTCAAGCATCTGATGTCGACTCTTCAGAAGAGGAGACAGATGTTCAGTTTCCTGAAACTGAGATTATCGTTTCCAGTTCTCCAAAAACACGGTTTAATTTCAATTCTCTTGGAAGTGGGGACTCTGAAGACTTAAATTAA
- the LOC118058892 gene encoding transcription termination factor MTERF2, chloroplastic isoform X2 — MLSCPHHHHPLHFHHHRNRNSTTILQLSSSHHHHHDQTPQNHAATTTITTNDKPILRTHNSKSTSLLIHHLKSPNQTQNKIETSQDVITPEERVKLQELTLVTKKRIPRFPGSVFQTKAESLDSPLQTLFRNQSEDEYNSENDDDFDEEMVVKAIEIRRKVTAEIFKQAMRKKGKFGITYSTNLVNRLDDFVDFVMIKAAAMKRMDEFKFLSFNDRARRVIEELNVVPLIRWLKHNAVSYPRIAKLIYMSRGNVESIRRVTEWLKSIHVKGEFLGSVLTKAGENILERPIEELDEIVWYLESNGVRMDWMGYVMSRCPQLLCCSMEEVKTRVGFFLDMGMNEKDFGTMVFDYPRVLGYFTLEEMNQKVNYLKEFGLSNEDVGRLLAFKPQLMGCSIEERWKPLVKYLYYLGISRDGMKRMLVIKPMVFCVDLEQTIVPKVIFLMTKAGVSERNIAKAIALGPELLGCSIVNKLEINLKYLLSLGIRHRQLGEMVADFPVLLRYNIDLLRPKYKYLRRTMVRPLQDLIEFPRFFSYSLDDRIIPRHKVLVENRINFKLRYMLASTDEEFQKKVEAAVERRRKFESGLMGDNSQASDVDSSEEETDVQFPETEIIVSSSPKTRFNFNSLGSGDSEDLN, encoded by the exons ATGCTCTCTTGTCCGCATCACCACCACCCCCTCCACTTCCACCACCACAGAAACCGCAATTCTACCACCATTCTCCAGCTCTCCTCttcccaccaccaccatcacgaCCAAACCCCTCAAAACCATGCCGCCACCACAACGATAACGACCAATGACAAACCGATCCTCAGGACCCATAACTCCAAATCCACCTCTCTCCTCATCCATCACCTAAAATCACCAAATCAGACCCAAAACAAGATTGAAACTTCACAGGATGTAATTACACCAGAAGAGAGAGTTAAACTTCAAGAACTAACTCTCgtaactaaaaaaagaatcccACGATTCCCAGGTTCAGTTTTTCAAACAAAAGCAGAATCTTTAGACTCTCCCTTGCAAACCCTATTCAGAAACCAAAGTGAAGAtgaatataacagtgaaaacgATGATGATTTTGACGAAGAAATGGTGGTGAAAGCTATTGAGATACGTAGGAAGGTGACAGCTGAGATTTTCAAACAAGCAATGAGGAAGAAAGGGAAGTTTGGGATTACGTATTCGACGAATTTGGTTAATAGATTGgatgattttgttgattttgtcaTGATTAAGGCTGCTGCAATGAAGAGAATGGatgaatttaagtttttgagttttaatgaCAGAGCTAGAAGGGTTATTGAGGAGTTGAATGTCGTACCACTGATAAG GTGGTTGAAACACAATGCAGTGTCATATCCTAGGATTGCTAAGCTTATTTACATGTCAAGAGGAAATGTTGAGTCCATTAGACGTGTTACTGAGTGGTTGAAATCAATTCATGTGAAGGGGGAATTTCTTGGTTCGGTGCTCACAAAGGCAGGAGAAAATATTTTGGAACGACCTATTGAAGAATTGGATGAAATTGTTTGGTATTTAGAGAGCAATGGAGTGAGAATGGATTGGATGGGTTATGTGATGAGTCGATGTCCTCAATTGTTGTGTTGTAGCATGGAAGAAGTGAAAACTCGAGTGGGGTTCTTCTTGGATATGGGTATGAATGAGAAGGATTTCGGCACAATGGTCTTTGATTATCCCAGGGTACTTGGATACTTTACCTTGGAAGAGATGAACCAAAAG GTTAATTATCTGAAGGAGTTTGGCCTCAGCAATGAAGATGTTGGGAGATTACTAGCATTTAAGCCACAGTTGATGGgttgttccattgaagaaagATGGAAGCCTCTTGTTAAGTATTTATACTACCTTGGAATTTCACGTGATGGCATGAAGAGAATGCTTGTCATTAAACCAATGGTTTTCTGTGTTGATTTGGAGCAAACGATAGTGCCAAAG GTCATATTCTTGATGACAAAAGCTGGAGTTAGTGAGAGAAATATCGCGAAGGCTATAGCTTTGGGACCTGAGCTCTTGGGATGCAGCATAGTGAATAAGCTTGAGATCAATCTGAAATACCTCCTCTCACTTGGCATACGCCATCGACAATTGGGTGAGATGGTTGCTGATTTTCCCGTGCTACTGCGGTACAATATAGATCTCCTCCGTCCAAAGTACAAGTACTTGAGGCGAACTATGGTGCGGCCTTTGCAGGATCTCATTGAGTTTCCAAG GTTCTTCAGCTATTCTCTCGATGACCGAATAATTCCAAGGCACAAGGTTCTGGTAGAGAatcgaattaattttaaactgcGGTACATGCTAGCTTCCACGGACGAAGAGTTTCAGAAGAAGGTTGAGGCTGCTGTGGAAAGGCGTCGAAAATTTGAATCTGGTTTGATGGGTGATAATTCTCAAGCATCTGATGTCGACTCTTCAGAAGAGGAGACAGATGTTCAGTTTCCTGAAACTGAGATTATCGTTTCCAGTTCTCCAAAAACACGGTTTAATTTCAATTCTCTTGGAAGTGGGGACTCTGAAGACTTAAATTAA